One stretch of Orcinus orca chromosome 15, mOrcOrc1.1, whole genome shotgun sequence DNA includes these proteins:
- the MPHOSPH9 gene encoding M-phase phosphoprotein 9 isoform X9: protein MKALKELDEEKVFKNWGTQTEKEDTSNKLVTPRLTDTSVNTSRSPEKGAQQRQKRFNSASQRSSSLPPSNRKSSTPTKREIMLTPVTVAYSPKRSPKENLSPGFSHLLSKNESSPIRFDILLDDLDTVPVSTVQRPNPRKQLQFLPLDDSEEKKYSEKTTDIHVNHSSSPEPLPSGVKKVSVRSAWEKNKSVSYEQCKPAYVPPQGNDFEYTAKIRTLAETERFFDELTKEKDQIEAALSRMPSTGGRITLQTRLNQEALEDRLEKINRELGSVRMTLKKFHVLRTSANL, encoded by the exons ATGAAAGCTTTGAAAGAACTTGatgaagaaaaagtatttaaaaattgggGCACACAGACGGAGAAAGAGGATACCTCAAATA AATTAGTGACTCCTCGGCTAACTGACACTTCAGTCAATACAAGTCGGTCCCCAGAGAAAGGTGCCCAGCAAAGACAAAAGAGATTTAATTCTGCTTCACAGAGATCGTCATCTTTACCACCTTCAAATCGTAAATCAAGTACTCCAA CAAAAAGAGAGATTATGTTAACACCAGTGACTGTGGCTTATAGTCCAAAGCGATCCCCTAAAGAAAATTTGTCCCCAGGATTTAGTCATCTACTTAGCAAAAATGAAAGCAGCCCGATTCG ATTTGATATACTTTTGGATGATTTAGATACTGTTCCTGTGTCTACAGTACAACGTCCCAATCCAAGGAAACAACTCCAGTTTCTTCCTCTAGATGACTCAGAAG aaaaaaaatactcagaaaaaacCACTGACATCCATGTTAATCATAGCTCTTCCCCCGAACCGTTGCCAAGTGGAGTGAAGAAAGTCTCTGTGAGATCAGCCTGGGAGAAGAATAAATCAGTTAGCTATGAACAGTGTAAGCCTGCCTACGTACCACCACAGGGTAATGATTTTGAGTATACAGCAAAAATTAGGACCCTAGCTGAAACGGAACGGTTTTTTGATGaacttacaaaagaaaaagaccag ATTGAGGCAGCACTAAGCCGAATGCCTTCTACTGGAGGACGAATCACTCTGCAGACAAGATTGAATCAG GAAGCCTTGGAAGATCGCTTGGAGAAGATTAATCGAGAGCTGGGTTCAGTTCGTATGACATTAAAGAAATTTCATGTTTTGCGCACCTCTGCAAATCTTTGA